The Sesamum indicum cultivar Zhongzhi No. 13 linkage group LG2, S_indicum_v1.0, whole genome shotgun sequence genome contains a region encoding:
- the LOC105156617 gene encoding uncharacterized protein LOC105156617 isoform X2 produces MAKWKNVSRWMLKNVNHILMFTGSSFIWSAMPGNRLQVSYAPAYESLSDTKEKLEGRRKEILARLNPRRSKGPSESVSEPLVSTPLLKHAFTPTPIVAQSQMSKSQAAPGGHKSSMLSASSDKEYFPVESMNRTVQLVRDKLNKIQSSTNHTEAGSSKRARVDNRRRI; encoded by the exons TAAGCCGATGGATGCTGAAGAATGTGAACCATATACTGATGTTTACTGGATCAAGTTTCATCTGGTCAGCAATGCCAG GAAATCGACTACAAGTATCATATGCACCTGCATATGAGAGCCTTTCTGATACGAAGGAGAAGTTAGAAGGCAGGAGGAAGGAAATTCTTGCACGACTAAACC cTAGAAGGTCTAAAGGCCCTTCAGAGTCTGTGAGTGAGCCTTTAGTTTCTACTCCTTTGCTGAAGCATGCATTTACTCCGACACCTATTGTAGCTCAAAG TCAGATGAGCAAGTCACAAGCTGCTCCAGGTGGACATAAATCTTCCATGCTATCAGCTTCCTCTGATAAG GAATATTTTCCAGTGGAATCTATGAATCGAACTGTTCAATTGGTGCGAGACAAACTAAATAAG ATACAATCAAGCACTAACCACACAGAAGCAGGTTCTTCCAAGAGGGCTCGTGTCGACAATAGAAGAAGAATctaa